Proteins from one Sabethes cyaneus chromosome 2, idSabCyanKW18_F2, whole genome shotgun sequence genomic window:
- the LOC128738400 gene encoding uncharacterized protein LOC128738400: protein MRHASVWVCILTFYNLQSSSLAAIVPPPWSDPNKNPCASQPGGWQLLYWPPLKKCFKIFQMGYPCPETMELSPVGVGATAHGSTAECRCPPGTAQYPLTKRCHRLFERGPCDFGQYFAPFADPEVKSAIPRQRWGTCKPTEICETGMIFWPQDNKCYQLHTKGPCPKGKLVSMDNDGIAKCKCEREGELGNYFHDETETCHEFFSKGPCLRSGELFLPSKKCACHQRLPHFHNETNQCYEIGTIGPCPIGHTYIIADKRGQQEVTAMRAECRCKDNYVLWKDGYCYKLYTQGPCESGSFLVASNTCIANPCEKGRLYFPKEKTCYRIGSQGPCSLQQVVIFDFTTRPSLDGISYNGICGCSGVIHNLDQTCSEDEVPKSACDSTPDMVEINRQCYKLYSRGPCGPGQWLEPKKGSVKIRAATCICRPGYTPYEAPLQNGVIGCQPPAVGLARYLNGNRLLSIRIGNFTLTIPKI from the exons ATGAGGCATGCATCCGTCTGGGTGTGCATCCTAACCTTCTACAACCTGCAGTCGTCCTCGTTGGCCGCAATCGTACCGCCGCCCTGGAGCGATCCGAACAAGAACCCGTGCGCCAGTCAACCGGGCGGTTGGCAGCTGCTGTACTGGCCACCGCTTAAGAAATGCTTCAAAATCTTCCAGATGGGCTACCCGTGCCCGGAAACGATGGAACTGAGCCCGGTCGGGGTGGGCGCTACGGCGCACGGATCGACGGCCGAATGCCGCTGTCCACCGGGAACGGCACAGTACCCGCTGACGAAGCGATGCCATCGATTGTTCGAGCGAGGACCGTGCGATTTTGGGCAGTACTTTGCACCGTTCGCGGACCCCGAAGTGAAGAGTGCCAT ACCTAGACAGCGTTGGGGAACTTGCAAACCGACGGAAATTTGTGAAACCGgtatgatattttggccacaagaCAATAAATGCTACCAGCTTCATACCAAAGGACCCTGTCCAAAGGGAAAGCTAGTCAGTATGGATAACGATGGAATAGCTAAGTGCAAG TGTGAACGGGAAGGCGAGCTCGGTAATTACTTTCACGACGAAACGGAAACATGTCATGAATTTTTCAGCAAAGGACCCTGTTTGCGAAGTGGCGAACTATTTTTACCCTCGAAAAAATGTGCTTGTCATCAGCGGCTCCCACATTTTCACAATGAAACTAACCAGTGTTACGAAATAGGAACCATAGGACCATGTCCTATTGGACACACGTATATTATAGCGGACAAAAGAGGTCAGCAGGAGGTCACTGCCATGCGAGCGGAATGTCGATGCAAGGACAACTATGTTCTTTGGAAGGATGGTTACTGCTACAAACTGTACACTCAAGGACCCTGCGAAAGCGGATCGTTTCTGGTAGCCTCGAACACATGCATTGCAAACCCCTGTGAAAAGGGTCGACTATATTTTCCCAAAGAGAAAACATGCTATCGGATAGGCTCGCAAGGTCCGTGCAGCTTACAGCAGGTGGTAATATTCGATTTCACCACCCGACCGTCACTGGACGGCATTTCTTACAACGGAATTtgtggatgttccggagtgaTTCATAATCTAGATCAAACTTGCTCGGAAGACGAAGTTCCTAAAAGTGCCTGCGATAGCACGCCCGACATGGTGGAGATCAATCGGCAGTGCTACAAACTGTACTCCCGTGGCCCGTGCGGTCCGGGTCAATGGTTGGAACCGAAGAAGGGTTCCGTTAAAATTCGAGCAGCCACCTGCATTTGTCGGCCAGGTTATACGCCATACGAGGCTCCACTTCAGAACGGAGTTATTGGCTGTCAACCGCCAGCCGTCGGACTTGCCAGGTATTTGAACGGAAATCGACTATTGTCCATCAGGATTGGGAACTTCACGTTAACCATACCCAAGATTTAG
- the LOC128738403 gene encoding luciferin sulfotransferase-like — protein sequence MFQYKQLSRVEVERFETPYNENFLEIHLVDRSVDPTAGDGGSAWQPVHCVMPARYCQFAERIRNLTVYEDDVWIVTFPKAGTTWAQEMLWLIDHNLDYKTATAVDLQQRSIFLEVFGFVTNIDLPDSITLVEEMPRPRHIKTHLPLALLPRELWTINPKIVYVARNPKDVTTSFMHHYRHLHGFKGLKQDFLDGILQDRIIYCPQVKHATEFWRVANHRRHVLFLHFEDMKRNLSAVLRQVCAFMGKTYSKKQLAHLEEHLSFEKMKNNKSANNQALVIQFSAAIGKNSNQFTFMRKGQIGAYRNELPEDFSTKFDELISVQLSDTDFRYRE from the exons ATGTTTCAATACAAGCAATTATCTCGGGTCGAAGTAGAACGTTTCGAAACTCCCTATAACGAAAATTTTCTCGAAATTCACCTAGTCGATCGGTCGGTTGATCCCACCGCCGGTGACGGTGGGTCAGCATGGCAGCCTGTGCACTGTGTGATGCCCGCTAGATACTGTCAATTTGCGGAACGAATTCGGAATCTAACGGTATATGAAGATGATGTCTGGATCGTAACGTTTCCGAAAGCTGGTACTACCTGGGCTCAGGAGATGCTGTGGTTGATTGATCATAATCTAGACTACAAAACTGCGACAGCTGTTGATTTGCAACAGCGATCGATATTCTTAGA GGTATTCGGCTTCGTAACCAACATCGACCTACCAGACAGCATCACATTGGTAGAAGAAATGCCTCGCCCACGACATATTAAAACTCACCTCCCGCTAGCTCTCTTACCAAGGGAGTTATGGACAATCAACCCAAAAATAGTGTACGTCGCCCGGAATCCAAAGGATGTTACGACATCATTTATGCATCACTATCGACATCTGCATGGGTTCAAAGGTCTGAAGCAGGACTTCCTCGACGGTATTCTACAGGATCGAATTATCTACTGCCCGCAAGTTAAGCACGCAACCGAATTTTGGCGCGTAGCCAACCATCGCAGGCACGTATTATTTTTGCACTTCGAAGACATGAAGAGGAACCTTTCCGCCGTTCTGAGGCAGGTTTGTGCGTTTATGGGAAAAACTTACAGTAAGAAACAGCTGGCTCACTTGGAAGAACATCTTTCGTTCGAAAAGATGAAAA ACAATAAATCAGCAAACAATCAAGCTTTAGTCATTCAATTTTCAGCAGCGATAGGGAAAAATTCCAACCAATTCAC ATTTATGCGCAAAGGACAGATTGGAGCTTACCGCAATGAGCTACCGGAGGATTTTTCtacaaaatttgatgaattaatTAGCGTGCAGCTTTCGGATACAGATTTTCGATATAGGGAATAA
- the LOC128738402 gene encoding luciferin sulfotransferase-like, with protein sequence MFSFKPLESEFAKSLSCPGAPTFVEVKLEDLSESPFPPGESWNPKPCVLPEKYQHFADKVRNFEVFEDDVWTVTFPKCGTTWTQEMVWLIDHDLDYDTAKQINLNRRSVFLEIGAIAHNLPVDSISNTASLPRPRHIKSHLPLALLPKQLWTVKPKIIYVSRNPKDVAVSYMHHYQMIMGYRGTRENFLEGLLAEKVMFCPQVQHVLDFWRIRQLENVLFLTYEQMKRDLPEVLSRVCQFFGKNYSEEQLSELCHHLSFDQMKKNPATNNVEMVASAMQMNGRGGEKFEFIRKGQVGDHKNELSDDFIERFDDYIARELEGCDFDFNH encoded by the exons atgttttcattcaaaccGCTAGAAAGTGAGTTCGCCAAATCACTCAGCTGTCCAGGAGCTCCGACGTTTGTTGAAGTAAAACTGGAAGATCTTTCGGAAAGTCCATTTCCCCCGGGCGAAAGCTGGAATCCTAAGCCTTGTGTTTTGCCGGAAAAATATCAACATTTCGCCGATAAAGTAAGGAATTTCGAGGTCTTCGAGGATGATGTTTGGACCGTTACTTTTCCGAAGTGTGGCACAACATGGACACAGGAGATGGTCTGGTTGATTGATCATGATTTAGATTATGACACAGCCAAGCAGATCAATCTGAATCGACGTTCAGTGTTTCTGGA AATCGGTGCCATCGCTCACAATCTGCCAGTAGACAGCATTTCAAATACAGCCAGCCTTCCACGTCCTCGTCACATAAAATCACACCTACCGCTGGCGTTGCTTCCCAAGCAACTGTGGACGGTTAAACCAAAAATCATTTACGTGTCACGCAATCCCAAGGACGTGGCTGTGTCTTACATGCATCACTATCAGATGATCATGGGATACCGTGGAACGAGGGAAAACTTCCTCGAGGGTCTGTTGGCGGAGAAGGTTATGTTTTGTCCACAGGTTCAGCATGTGCTCGATTTCTGGCGCATTCGCCAGTTGGAAAATGTCCTTTTTCTAACCTACGAACAAATGAAACGTGATCTGCCGGAAGTGCTGTCGCGAGTGTGTCAGTTCTTCGGGAAAAACTACTCTGAGGAACAGCTTTCGGAACTGTGTCACCACCTTTCCTTCGATCAAATGAAGA AGAATCCGGCGACAAACAACGTTGAAATGGTAGCCTCAGCGATGCAAATGAACGGAAGGGGTGGCGAGAAGTTCGA ATTCATAAGGAAAGGCCAGGTTGGCGATCATAAAAACGAGCTTAGCGATGATTTTATCGAACGATTCGATGACTACATTGCACGGGAACTCGAAGGTTGTGACTTTGATTTCAATCACTAG